The following coding sequences lie in one Sorghum bicolor cultivar BTx623 chromosome 6, Sorghum_bicolor_NCBIv3, whole genome shotgun sequence genomic window:
- the LOC110436455 gene encoding uncharacterized protein LOC110436455: MAEKTLREFSATTTANIQTGLAVNTGDNGFELKPALITMVQASQFYGKAHEVASAHLQHFLDICSTFTIRGVSKDAILRHHFPFSLLGKSKQWFYINKDKYNTWDLCSTAFLAKFFFTTKINALCGKIASFQQQHDESFTEAWERFQNYIEDCPHHGIEEWLLMQTFYHGLISSIRESIGVAVVGAFLSLKLSDAKALVEKMASNSTCIEEHTQPRKKGGGIHHLKEADMVTAKLDLIVKKLDIEKKEVMHINDSHMTCEECGDYGHSVVSCPTLQEDVNFINNNTYYRPQQNQGWNQQPQQEKGKILGEPEDLETANLVDIHNATQYRIEPVDLEDQSIYYPKGVIEEVVIRVGQSYVPIDFVVMETRVDEKAPIILGRPFLCTTKAIIYAEYAKIVLCQG, from the exons ATGGCTGAGAAGACATTGCGAGAGTTCTCTGCCACAACAACAGCAAACATTCAGACTGGACTAGCAGTCAACACTGGGGACAATGGATTCGAGCTCAAGCCTGCTCTCATTACCATGGTTCAAGCCAGCCAATTCTAtggaaaagctcatgaagtTGCAAGTGCACACTTACAACACTTTCTAGATATCTGTAGCACCTTCACGATCAGAGGAGTATCAAAAGATGCTATCTTACGCCATCATTTCCCATTCTCATTATTGGGGAAAtccaagcagtggttctacatcaacaAAGACAAATACAATACATGGGACCTATGCTCGACTgctttcctggcaaagttcttttttACAACCAAGATTAATGCTCTGTGTGGGAAGATTGCAAGTTtccaacaacaacatgatgaatcattcACTGAAGCATGGGAAAGATTTCAGAATTACATTGAagactgtcctcatcatgggatagaggagtggctgttAATGCAGACTTTCTATCACGGGCTCATCTCTAGCATCCGTGAGTCTATTGGTGTTGCAGTTGTGGGAGCTTTTCTGTCACTTAAGCTCTCAGACGCTAAAGCACTTGTTGAGAAGATGGCCTCAAATTCAACATGCATTGAAGAACATACGCAGCCTCGGAAGAAAGGAGGAGGAATCCATCATCTCAAGGAAGCTGACATGGTCACTGCCAAGCTAGATCTCATCGTGAAGAAGCTTGACATAgagaagaaggaagttatgcacatcaatGATTCCCATATGACATGTGAAGAATGTGGAGACTACGGGCACTCAGTTGTTAGTTGCCCTACACTGCAAGAGGATGTGAACTTCATCAATAACAATACCTActatcgtcctcaacaaaatcaagggtgGAACCAACAACCTCAACaag AAAAAGGCAAGATTCTAGGCGAACCAGAAGATTTAGAAACTGCTAACCTTGTTGATATTCACAATGCAACCCAATATCGTATTGAGCCTGTAGAT CTTGAAGATCAGTCCATTTACTACCCTAAGGGAGTAATAGAAGAAGTTGTCATTAGAGTGGGGCAATCATATGTCCCAATTGACTTCGTGGTCATGGAGACAAGAGTAGATGAGAAGGCACCCATCATTTTGGGCAGACCATTCTTGTGCACAacaaaagccatcatctatgcgGAGTACGCCAAGATTGTCCTCTGTCAAGGATAA